The DNA segment AGGGCCGACCGCGATCAGCAGGTCGACATGAAGTTCGTTCATTCTCCTTACAAGGCTCCTGTGTGCATCTTCAGCATATCTGCCGAGTTCCAGCATGTCGCCGACAACTGCAATGCTCCTTCCCTTCTTCAGTCTCACCAGTTCCTTGAGGGCCTCTTCCATGGATGAGGGGTTCGCATTATAGACATCGTTTATCACCAGCGCTCCTGAAAAGCTCCTGATCTCAAGCCGCATCGGAACCCCGGTGAAAACCTCAAGCCCCTGCCTGATCTCCTCGATGCTGATTCCCAGTTCGCAGGCTATTGATGCAGCTGCCAGGGCATTCGTTATATTGAATCTGCCGGACAGCTTCAGACTGATTTTGATCGCCCCGTCCTTCGGCGTGCAGAGTGTGAACTTCGAACCCTGCTGAGCCAACACGATATCCGTTGCAAAGAAATCAGCCTTATTGTCTATGCCGTAGGTGATGGTCTTGCCGGTAAACCCGATCATCCCCTGCATCAGGAAGCGGTCATCGCTGTTCACCGACACGGTCTTAACATGATCAAGGACCTCCAGGTCAGTGTCGCGAACTGCCTCAATACTGCCGAAGCCTTCGAGGTGGGCCTGCCCCACATTCGTGACCACTGCAAGGTCAGGCTGCACGATCCCGCAGAGCTCCCTGATATCGCCGCGCGCATTGGAACCCATCTCGAGCACAGCGAACTCCTCCTCCCCCTGCATATTCGCTACGCACAGCGGAAGACCGATATGGTTGTTGAAGTTGCCGGTAGTTTTGAGCACCCTGTGCTTTTGGGAAAGAATCGATGCGATCAGTTCCTTGGTCGTTGTCTTGCCGTTTGTCCCGGTAACGCTCACTACGGGAATATTTCTTTTTAACCGCCGGAAGCGTGCAA comes from the Nitrospirota bacterium genome and includes:
- a CDS encoding UDP-N-acetylmuramoyl-tripeptide--D-alanyl-D-alanine ligase, whose product is ARFRRLKRNIPVVSVTGTNGKTTTKELIASILSQKHRVLKTTGNFNNHIGLPLCVANMQGEEEFAVLEMGSNARGDIRELCGIVQPDLAVVTNVGQAHLEGFGSIEAVRDTDLEVLDHVKTVSVNSDDRFLMQGMIGFTGKTITYGIDNKADFFATDIVLAQQGSKFTLCTPKDGAIKISLKLSGRFNITNALAAASIACELGISIEEIRQGLEVFTGVPMRLEIRSFSGALVINDVYNANPSSMEEALKELVRLKKGRSIAVVGDMLELGRYAEDAHRSLVRRMNELHVDLLIAVGPEMQKASAAFSGVCHQAANSDEARSLLLGMAGEGDTVLIKGSRGLRMEKVLAGEGKPVAAEAGNAL